ATGCGAGCATGGAGACCCCGTCGTCGACGTGCGACGAGGGCTCGGAGGTCGACGCGCGCTCGCACTCCGACTTTGACGACCTGGACCGACCGCGGGGCCACTGCCGGGAGGCCTCCTCCGACGTGTCCTCCGAGTGCAGCGGGGAGCCCGGGAGCCCGTACGGCTCGCCTTACCCGCGCTGGCCGGTATGCACGCTCGCCGCGCGGATGCCGCAGCCGCCGCTGCTGAAGAGGCTCAGCACGACGCGGCGCGGCTGCGGCGTGCGTGACAGGAAGGCCGGCGACGGTGGTAGGTGCCTCATTGgaagatctctctctctctctctgcgaaGCTCTGTAGCTTCTCGACGCTGAATTGCTGACTACTGGTGCCGTGAATTCGCAGAGCTGCAGCTAATAAAAGAGAGGTTCTCGAAGCTTCTCCTGGGGGAGGACATGTCGGGGAGCGGAAAGGGGGTCTCCACCTCCGTTGCCATCTCCAACGCCATCACCAACCTCTATGGTCAGCGTGCTTATCCTTGCTGCAAAGATGATATCTTCGGCTCGGTTAGGAACAGAGAATGCTAATACTCGTCGCCTCCTCTTCTCACAGCGACTGTTTTTGGGAGCTGCCACAGGCTGGAGCCCCTGCCGGCGGAGAAGAAGTCCATGTGGCGACACGGGATGGACTGCCTGCTCTCTGTCTGCGACTACATCGTCGAGTTCTTCCCATCCAAGGAGATCTTGCCCGACGGCACTACCCGAGAGGTGAGAATTGAAGCGGCACACCTCGACAGCTGACGCTATGTGTGTTCTGGAAGGGAAGCTTTCTACCGTGTCACGGACTCACTGACGCATTTTGATTCTGTCAGGTGATGGCGACCAGGCCGAGGTCCGACATCTACGTCAACCTCCCCGCCCTCGAGAAACTCGATGACATGTTGCTTGTAAGATCCAAGATTTTTCGTACTGTGCTATGAGATGGACTTGAGCCGTAAAAATTGCTGTTTGTACAAATTAGTTGGGAGCTAACCTGTTCTTGTGCACTTCTGCAGGAGATTCTGGACAGCTTTCAGAAGACTGAATTTTGGTATGTGAACGACAAGGGGCATAAAGATGACTCCGCCGCGACGCCGTGCCGTCCGGTGAACCACCGCGGAGAGGACAAGTGGTGGCTGCCCGTGCCGTGCGTCGCTAAGCCCGGGCTGACGGAGCCGGCGCGGCGAGACCTGCAGCAGAAGCGTGACTGCGCGATCCAGATCCACAAGGCGGCCATGGCCATCAACAATGGCGCTCTTGCGGAGATACGTATTCCTGACCTGTACAAGCAAGCACTACCCAAGGTAAATATCAAGTCTTTTGATGACAAGGATTGCAATTCATTAGCATCGCTGAATCTTGAAAATTCTGAATTCCGATTTCAGTGCGGGCGGGCGAGCGTGGGGGACTTGATCTACCGGCACATGTCGTTCCCAGGCAAGTTCTCGCCGGAGTACCTCCTCGACTGCCTGGAGATCTCGTCGGAGCACGAGGCCCTCGAGGCGGCCGACCGCGTGGAGGCGGCGATGCACGTGTGGCGGCGGAAGGCGAGCCAGAGCCACTCGAGGTCACCCTGGAGCGCGGTCAAGGACCTGATGGAGTCCGACAAGAACGTGATGCTGGCGAGTCGCGCCGAGGACGTCCTGCTCTGCCTCAAGCAGCGCTTTCCCGGTCTCTCGCAGACCACGCTCGATGCCAGCAAGATCCAGTACAACAAGGTGAGCAACCAGACCACACCtcaatgcagcagcagcagcatcgcCATGAACACGAGCTCTGAAGTTTCTTACAGAGCTTGCGATGTGAATGAATCTTGCAGGATGTTGGGCAGGCAATCCTGGAGAGCTACTCGAGGGTGCTGGAGAGCCTGGCGTACAACATCGTTACGTGTATAGATGACGTTCTCTTCGCCGACGAGGCCGCCAGAAAGATAGCATGAGTGAATGAGTCATCATTTGTTCATCCTTCCTTCCTGGTCCGGAAACCAAAATAAGGGTCCATGTCCATGATCCATCCACAGCATGTACATTATGCCATGACTCGTAGCAGTACCATTGGAAGATAGCATAAGCAGTTGAGAGCACAGCAGTCTACTCGCCTAGCTAGCCATGCCTGGGGTTTCATTGGTTCATTCCAATGGTCCCTCAGGGCCTTGCATTCTCTATCATCACCATGGGTGTCACAAGTCACAGCTATGTGATTGCAGTATCAGCTGTGAGTTGTGACCTCTGAATCTTTTGGTATTGGAGCGTGGGCATGGCTATTGCCTCACAAGTTCATAAATCATACTCCACAACATGCAAGTGATTCTTAAAATGGAGATGCAATGTAGTGTATCTCAtaaacaaggaagaaaaaaaaatcattttaaaGATAAAACGGCCACTTTATATACAACAGCACTTATTTCCCTGTTTCCACTCCTGTACACTCTACAGAGATTAAAAAAAGTGAGAAAAAAAGGAGcataaagaaaaagaacaattaCGGTGTTAGGAGCCACGTTCATTCAAGACTTACAATAAGCACACAGTCATACGAAAAAAGGAAATCAGCTGTCTTCATGAACTGCCTAACTAATTATGTTCTGAAACCTGCCAAACTCACTTTTCTCTGTCCTTTGACAAAAGGTTGCTGTATCTGTGAACCTCCCTCCAGTACTTATGGAGCATGCCTCCATGGCTGACTACACAGCATTACAGTCTTGAAGCCACAAATCAAAAACCATTTCCTCCAGTAAGTCATCAAGCAAACCATCCCACAACTCAATTACAACGCTTTCGGCATAGCGCCGAAGATCCATCCACGACCCGCTTTCCAAGTCTTTCATTATCACCTTATCTAAAGTATTTGGAAATTCATTACTGACAAGAGCATCGATGCACTTGGCCACCTCTTGAACGAGATTTCTTCCTACTGGAGCTGGTCTCACATTGTGTTTCAGAAAAGCAACCCAAGGGTCAACACCAAAGAACTTGTCCCTTATCTCGAGAATAACTTCTTCCACACAATCAAACAGAAGCACTGCATCGTCTGTCAGGCAGTACAAATTTCCTACTTCAGCCAATACAGATATGTCAAGCAGTGACTCTTCCGTGCACCATCTCCATGAATTGTCCTCAGACGACAATTTTGACGCTTCGAGCACGGCCTTGATGAAGGAAACCCTTGCGTCTTTATAATCCAAAATAGCTACTTTTGGTCCATTCCACAAAGTTGGGGATGCTGAACGAGTGCCATGTTCTTTGAACAGAGCTCTTGAAGTAGGCATGAACAACTCATCTGCAAACACATGAAGTTTTGTTCTATTACCATTCAGGTTATAAAAGGTGCCAAATGAGAAAATTTCATATTTTCAGTTCAATACCTCGCTTTTGGGTTTTGTGTCTGGGACTGGTAATATCTCCTACGACAGAATCAAGAACGGATTGTGGACTCAATTTCTCCTCTCTGTCATTAGTATTCTCCGGGGAGTAAGGAAATGTCAATACAGATGGCTTGACTAATTCGACAACTTCTGATGGACAATGGTTCTCTTGTTCATTAACGGGGTCATCTGGAGAATGCAGGGCCACTTCTGGTAACACATTCATGGATTGTGGTTCCTCCGAGGGACACTTCAGTGGAGAGGGAAAAAGGGGGGAAATCATTGTTAGACACAAAAGTTACCAACTTTGTTGAATTCGCTACAAAGCTATGACTTACTTGATCTGAAACTTTTTCTCCCACACTTTCCCGTGAAGTTTCAATCTCAGCACAGAGTGGTAGGTTCCCCACTGTATCAGGCATGATCTTAACCCCTGTAAACAATTTATGAATATATTGACCAGAACAAGAAAGCAGAAAACATAAAAGGCTAATAAATCGAAGCAGATCGGTACAAAATACATTAACAAATTACCTTCAGTGCTTAACTCCTGGGAGATGGCGCCCTCAGTTAGTTGATGGTTTCCATGATATACCTTGAGCTCAACCAATGTGTTGTTAGCTAAGTTTATGGTGTTGGCCGATTCTGTCTCCAAGTACAGCTCTGTAGGGTTAGGACTGGCTGAACTATCCTCTTGCTCAATTGTATGCAAGTCCAATGGATTTGTAGCTTCATGTGATAGGCTAACATTTTCCTCTTGAGGGCAACGACTTGGAGAAAATGTACCACTCTCTGGTAATGAAATTAATCTCTCCAAAGATTCAGATTTATGTACAATCTGAGAACTGTCTTCTCCTTGATTGTTCAGTCTATCAATTAGATACATTTTAGCTTTTTGATAGGAGAATGAGCCGACACCATGAGTAACATCATTTCTCGTGCCACTTCCACTATCTTCTGGGACTGTTTTCTTGTCAACTATAGATGGTTCCTCAGCCCCCTTGCTGTCAGAAGAATCTGTACTTGCCAAACTCACCGACATACTTGAGACTGGAAGCTGTTTGCTAGAATCAGCTTCAGCTTTATGGAAAGTACTACTCATCGAGTTCAACTGGTGATCCTTCTGATTGTCGCTAACGGCAAGCCTTAGCCTCCTTTTAAGCTCTCTGAGGGAGAAATGGCGATCAGATTTATCACTGACTTCCTGAATTTGCAAATTAGTATGATTTGATAGTGATGACGAAGTTGCACTACTTGAGATAAGACTGCTTTGACTTCTTGCAGGAGTTGGCTTCAAGATTACTATTCTGCTCAGGCCACGAGAATTATCATTTAACTTTGGTGGTTTCCTCATGACTAACTTATCCTCCTTCAAGAAAGAATTATGCCTTCTTTCCACTTTACTTGGAGAAGTCACAGACTGCTCTAGACTATTTGTCATTCCTTGCAACTCAGATTCTTCATCATATTCTTCACATCCTAACTTGGTACTTCCTAGTGACATGTAAAGGTTCTGGAGACATTCTAACAACCTAGAGCTTGGGTCTTGCATAAGCATCAGAAACAACTCCTTATTTGAGCTCAGTGACTGTAGTGCATCAACAAATTCTTTGGACCTAACTTCACCACTGTCGGTTGTGTATTTTGTATTTGCAGATTGATGTCTTATTACCGCTTCAGCAACATCTTCTAGTGCTCTCTGAATACTAGAAGGGATCTGATTGAGATGAGCAGGAGGATCACTATTGTTCTCTTTGTTAGTCGAAATGGAAGTATGACCTGCTTCAATTGAATTGCTAATATCTTGGCCTTCACTATGATTTCTGTAAATTTCCATGAGACTCACAGCCAAGTTTAGATCAATATCTTCAGAGCATATGCCAGTTGCATTTCTTTGTGCTTGCTTCAAGAGCTGTGTGCTGCTGTTCATCTCTTCTTCCATCAAAGTTTTAATACTTGCCCTACCAGAATAAATCAATTCAACCCTACGGCTTTTTTCATTCTGAGCAAAAGAAGTGAATATGAGTTAGTTCTATGTTTGGCATTAAAAGGTTATCGAATCTACTTAATTTTCCATAGAGAGTGTTTTGAAAAGCCTACAAAAGAAATCTAAAACTTTCCTATTTGAAGGTTTGTAGTATATTTTGTTGCTTATTAGGAGTATTTGTGTTTTAGGAAAATGCATAGCGGAAGTGCTCTATAACCAAATTTCAAAATCTACAGAACAATGAGTCTTGGTCAATGTAATCTAAAAATGTTAGCGCAAGACAGAATTGTGCCCACTGAAGCACACATTATACCATTCTGCATGTGTGGTACAAGCAACACCATGATGCCAACTAAACCTGTCAAACAAGCCCTAGCAGGTTAGATTTTGTAATGAACTCACAACTTTTTACTTCCAATTATCAGTTGTTTGTTAGGGTAAGTACGAGAATTCCGTACTTACTATAAGAAAATCTGGATAGAAATAGCCTTTTGTCTATTGAAAACTTACATTAGCAGATATGTTTACATGGATATCTTCAGAAGCTTTTGGATCTGTTTTGACTGCACGAAGCACAGAAATTACTATTAGCAAAAGCAATGGATCTCATAATATTGCCTTCAATTAAAATCATACTGCTATATTGCAGCTAAGGTATTCATCTTGTTTACATCAAAACTGAATGTTGCTGAATGCCCTCACCTCTCCCATCTGAAAGAAGTTTTGGATTGCGACGGAAATCAAGCATGCGAATCAGCCCAGACATACAGCCCACCTGGATTGTTTCAGACTTGGAATGCTGTTTGTAACGCTTCTTTGCCATCATAGATGAGAACATGGTCAGATACTTTCCTTCTAAGGGCTCGCTCTAGACAAGCTTACAACCTGAATGCAAGAAACATAATTTCCGTAACTCAGAATAAAGTTGTATGAACCATACAAAATTAGAAATACAAATGGCAAAACAGCTTCAATTTTTATACAGTCCCAAGTCCTTACTACTCATATTAGCTCATGTCTCTTCCAAGTTCCAATGAAGGGTTGCAAACTCTAGTTTCGTAAAAATACAGTTGCCctagagaaaacaaacaaatatgAGACAAAAACAATATTGGACCCCACTTATGCAAATGTCCATTTTGACATGCTCGAAGTTACATGCCTTTGTGCTTGGAGTACGTTCTACCCTAAGGTTTCAAGGATGGTtcacttgttttctttttttctcgaacgcgcAGGAGAGCTACGTGTCATTccattaagaagaaaaaaagtacaaaatacaaaaaccaaaaaacacACCCACGCACACCGTCAAATTGGAAATTATATTCACGCCACAACGGATTAAAAGCGACCTATGCATGATGTAGAGCCCTGCTATTCTACCCTAGTAGGAGGCTGCGAAGGTGTCGGGCTCCAGCAGCACACCACAAAGCACCCTCATGAGCCATTGCCAGCAGCACCACATTCACACTTGATGAAGCGCCATTAAAGACACAGCCATTTCGGTGCTTCCAAAGTTCCCAAGCCACcaagatgatgagtgagttgaGGCCTTTGCGGGATTGCTTGTCCAACCCTTTAACCACGCGGTACCACTTGCTAGAGAAGACCTTTGTGTCTGGTGTTGGCGTCACACCTTGTAGGCTAGACTTTTGCAGGACTGAGAACCAAACTTGCTGAGCAAACACACAAGAAATCAATATGTCTTGCATTGTTTCATCGGCTTGATCACAGAGAGGACATGCCACCGGGTGCGGAAGCCCATGCTTCGCAAGCCGGTCCGCTATCCAGCACCGATTAAGGGTGGCGAGCCATATAAAGAACCTGCAACGAGGAGGTGCCCAAGTCTTCCATACTCGTCTCTAAGGCACCCATCTGATGGACCCGACAAAGAAAGCACTGTAGGTTGATTTGCTTGAGTATATAACCGAGTTATTCAACCTCCAAACAGGCTGATCTTGAACACCTTGTTGTAAGGTAAATTCTTCTAAAAACTCCCATAGATGCAGGTATTTATCGAGAGCTTGCACGGATACGCCTCCTTGAATGTCAGACACCCATTTCCTCTGATGGAGAGCTTGTGCCATAGTCCTCATGTCAATAGCTCGTCGAGGGATCAAAGCGACTAGGTTGGGAGCCTTAATTTATCAATCGCCTTTAAGACCCATTTGGGGAGATCCATCGCGATCATGGAATAGATAGATTCTGTAAGAACTACTTTCACCATAGTCAATCTCCTAGCCTGGTTCATCAAAGAAGCTTTCCGGAGTGGCAGGTGATCTACCACCTTGTCACAAAAGTTGAAGTTGCGCCTTGGGCAATTTCTTGATGGATAAAGGGATCCCAAGATACGTGCAAGGAAAGGCCCTAACCTCACATGGCACGAGGTCATGAATGATGCCCAGATCTTCATCCCGGCATTGGATTGGAGACACTGAGCACTTGAGGATGTTAGTCTTGAGGCCCGAAGCTTTACCAAAGATACCCAGCACTTGCTTGATAAGTCTAGGTCCTCAATGGTTGGGCGGAGGAACAAaaccacatcatctgcaaacAGAGATATACGGTGCTGCACCCCACGGATCGAGAGCGGCTAAAGCAAATGTTCTTCACAGGCCCGACCAATCAACGAGTTCAACACATCCATGACTAAAATGAATAGCATGGGGGAGAGGGGATCTACTTGCCTGAGTCCTCGCCGGTGAGTGATAACATCACCCGACTCACCATTAAGCAGTATACAAGTGCAGAAGGTGTTTAGTAAGCTGCACAAAAGGTTACACCACCGATGTCCAAAACCTAAACTTTgtaaaacctccagtaaaaaggGCCAAGAGACGGAGTCGGACGCTTTTGATATATCCAATTTGAGAAGAATATGAGGCTCCTTCAATGGTGTAAACACTTAGCCGTCTGTTGGACAAGGAGAAAATTGTCGTGTATGCATCTTCCCCGGACAAAAGCAGTTTGGTTGGTAGAAACCATGGAAGGTAAACGACAGGCCAGCCGATTAGCTAATAGCTTTTTAACTAATTTTGCAAAACTA
This genomic window from Phragmites australis chromosome 7, lpPhrAust1.1, whole genome shotgun sequence contains:
- the LOC133924741 gene encoding uncharacterized protein LOC133924741: MFSSMMAKKRYKQHSKSETIQVGCMSGLIRMLDFRRNPKLLSDGRVKTDPKASEDIHVNISANNEKSRRVELIYSGRASIKTLMEEEMNSSTQLLKQAQRNATGICSEDIDLNLAVSLMEIYRNHSEGQDISNSIEAGHTSISTNKENNSDPPAHLNQIPSSIQRALEDVAEAVIRHQSANTKYTTDSGEVRSKEFVDALQSLSSNKELFLMLMQDPSSRLLECLQNLYMSLGSTKLGCEEYDEESELQGMTNSLEQSVTSPSKVERRHNSFLKEDKLVMRKPPKLNDNSRGLSRIVILKPTPARSQSSLISSSATSSSLSNHTNLQIQEVSDKSDRHFSLRELKRRLRLAVSDNQKDHQLNSMSSTFHKAEADSSKQLPVSSMSVSLASTDSSDSKGAEEPSIVDKKTVPEDSGSGTRNDVTHGVGSFSYQKAKMYLIDRLNNQGEDSSQIVHKSESLERLISLPESGTFSPSRCPQEENVSLSHEATNPLDLHTIEQEDSSASPNPTELYLETESANTINLANNTLVELKVYHGNHQLTEGAISQELSTEGVKIMPDTVGNLPLCAEIETSRESVGEKVSDQCPSEEPQSMNVLPEVALHSPDDPVNEQENHCPSEVVELVKPSVLTFPYSPENTNDREEKLSPQSVLDSVVGDITSPRHKTQKRDELFMPTSRALFKEHGTRSASPTLWNGPKVAILDYKDARVSFIKAVLEASKLSSEDNSWRWCTEESLLDISVLAEVGNLYCLTDDAVLLFDCVEEVILEIRDKFFGVDPWVAFLKHNVRPAPVGRNLVQEVAKCIDALVSNEFPNTLDKVIMKDLESGSWMDLRRYAESVVIELWDGLLDDLLEEMVFDLWLQDCNAV
- the LOC133924742 gene encoding rop guanine nucleotide exchange factor 3-like isoform X2 → METPSSTCDEGSEVDARSHSDFDDLDRPRGHCREASSDVSSECSGEPGSPYGSPYPRWPVCTLAARMPQPPLLKRLSTTRRGCGVRDRKAGDGELQLIKERFSKLLLGEDMSGSGKGVSTSVAISNAITNLYATVFGSCHRLEPLPAEKKSMWRHGMDCLLSVCDYIVEFFPSKEILPDGTTREVMATRPRSDIYVNLPALEKLDDMLLEILDSFQKTEFWYVNDKGHKDDSAATPCRPVNHRGEDKWWLPVPCVAKPGLTEPARRDLQQKRDCAIQIHKAAMAINNGALAEIRIPDLYKQALPKCGRASVGDLIYRHMSFPGKFSPEYLLDCLEISSEHEALEAADRVEAAMHVWRRKASQSHSRSPWSAVKDLMESDKNVMLASRAEDVLLCLKQRFPGLSQTTLDASKIQYNKDVGQAILESYSRVLESLAYNIVTCIDDVLFADEAARKIA
- the LOC133924742 gene encoding rop guanine nucleotide exchange factor 3-like isoform X1, which encodes METPSSTCDEGSEVDARSHSDFDDLDRPRGHCREASSDVSSECSGEPGSPYGSPYPRWPVCTLAARMPQPPLLKRLSTTRRGCGVRDRKAGDGELQLIKERFSKLLLGEDMSGSGKGVSTSVAISNAITNLYATVFGSCHRLEPLPAEKKSMWRHGMDCLLSVCDYIVEFFPSKEILPDGTTREVMATRPRSDIYVNLPALEKLDDMLLEILDSFQKTEFWYVNDKGHKDDSAATPCRPVNHRGEDKWWLPVPCVAKPGLTEPARRDLQQKRDCAIQIHKAAMAINNGALAEIRIPDLYKQALPKVNIKSFDDKDCNSLASLNLENSEFRFQCGRASVGDLIYRHMSFPGKFSPEYLLDCLEISSEHEALEAADRVEAAMHVWRRKASQSHSRSPWSAVKDLMESDKNVMLASRAEDVLLCLKQRFPGLSQTTLDASKIQYNKDVGQAILESYSRVLESLAYNIVTCIDDVLFADEAARKIA